The proteins below are encoded in one region of Ferroplasma acidiphilum:
- the rnhB gene encoding ribonuclease HII, with translation MDECGIDEAGRGPLIGPMVMAILCGDRESLESIGVADSKKLSPGRRESLFARLQSYKYNFVIISPSEIDRYVEHQKLNVLEETYASKLASWAPASSTVYVDSFDVNELRLQSLLMENTKRQIVCRHKADEIYPCVSAASIIAKVIRDREIDKLHKDYGDFGSGYPSDPRTINFVKNALKNGINIDSIVRHQWKTYKSMLNKKLTY, from the coding sequence ATGGACGAATGCGGGATAGATGAAGCTGGCAGGGGGCCTCTTATAGGCCCTATGGTAATGGCTATTTTATGCGGAGATAGGGAATCACTTGAAAGCATTGGTGTGGCCGATTCAAAGAAATTGTCACCAGGCAGGCGTGAAAGCCTGTTTGCCCGCTTGCAATCGTACAAATATAATTTTGTAATTATAAGCCCTTCCGAAATCGACAGATATGTGGAACATCAAAAACTGAACGTGCTAGAGGAAACCTATGCCTCAAAACTGGCATCCTGGGCTCCTGCAAGCAGTACTGTATATGTTGATAGTTTCGACGTTAACGAGTTGAGGCTGCAGTCTCTTCTCATGGAAAATACAAAAAGGCAAATTGTATGCAGGCATAAGGCAGATGAAATATATCCCTGTGTTTCTGCAGCATCTATAATTGCAAAGGTAATAAGGGACCGTGAAATCGATAAGCTCCATAAGGACTATGGGGATTTTGGCTCCGGTTACCCTTCTGACCCGAGAACAATAAATTTTGTTAAAAATGCATTGAAAAATGGAATAAATATTGATAGTATAGTAAGGCACCAGTGGAAAACCTATAAAAGTATGTTAAATAAAAAATTAACATACTAA
- the albA gene encoding DNA-binding protein Alba codes for MSEENIIFVGKKPTMNYVLAIVTQFNNSDMPRIVIKARGKAISKAVDIAEITKHKFIQTAKYESIKLDTETLEGENGPSNVSSIEIILAK; via the coding sequence ATGTCTGAAGAAAACATAATCTTTGTGGGGAAAAAACCAACTATGAACTATGTACTGGCTATAGTGACACAATTCAACAACTCTGATATGCCTAGAATTGTGATTAAAGCAAGGGGGAAAGCTATAAGCAAGGCAGTAGATATAGCCGAAATTACGAAACATAAATTTATACAGACTGCGAAATACGAGAGTATAAAGCTTGATACAGAAACCCTTGAGGGAGAAAACGGGCCATCTAATGTTTCATCAATTGAAATAATCCTGGCAAAATAA
- a CDS encoding B12-binding domain-containing radical SAM protein, with protein MTKYVLISDSTLSYDYRNFPLLDFLPCAPGDKVPGRVYRFLRGPAPEALPNGEAKYAPYAIRKIEAGLLRDNPKKDVAVAHMDYLSNFITDDTEIIGVSTMDPLGIGPTTMSYAALFGGDLDSWVRREWDILIERINQVRKGKKAKLVIGGPGVWEFTVLRDEIDKYHFDYVVSGEMDDIISDLFRGIEHDDIDKNMFTRGYMTYDDHFRRVVKNDELFVGRGTGIRAYPALEDIPEIVNPASKGMVEVMRGCGVGCDFCEVTLRPLRYYSLDRIKKEIEVNVKGGNDHAWLHSDEIFEYKHEKMFTPNQDEMVNLMKTVMSIKGVTGSNPTHGRISIPAAFPELIQKLSTILKAGPDNWIGIQTGVETGSDSLAMKHMPNKTMPLRIGADGSFRDIVWQGVYNETKYYWRSAFTIQVGQQEETDEDNWDSIAMINQLSHSYVDGRPFEFTVTPLVNVPLGRIKSRSLNSMLNPVQMGVYYASYRHLAKMAKRDGFRDANGNIFARAGTGTILSVGGEVMLKVVEKIAKKKGVDIDKVKKWGIESEKEISSLSTLTRA; from the coding sequence ATGACGAAATACGTTTTAATTTCGGACTCTACCTTGAGTTATGACTATAGAAATTTCCCGTTGCTGGATTTTTTGCCATGCGCCCCGGGAGACAAGGTACCCGGAAGAGTCTATAGATTTTTAAGAGGGCCTGCGCCGGAGGCATTGCCTAACGGTGAGGCAAAGTACGCACCATATGCCATAAGGAAAATTGAAGCAGGATTATTAAGAGACAATCCAAAGAAAGATGTAGCAGTTGCACACATGGACTATCTTTCAAACTTTATCACTGATGACACTGAAATAATAGGAGTTTCTACCATGGACCCACTTGGAATAGGTCCGACAACAATGTCATACGCGGCCCTTTTCGGCGGCGATCTGGATTCCTGGGTAAGACGGGAATGGGATATACTCATAGAAAGGATAAACCAGGTTAGAAAGGGCAAAAAAGCAAAGCTCGTTATCGGTGGGCCGGGAGTATGGGAGTTCACTGTCCTCAGAGATGAAATAGACAAATACCATTTTGACTATGTTGTATCCGGAGAAATGGATGATATTATTTCTGATCTATTCAGAGGAATTGAGCATGATGATATAGATAAAAATATGTTCACCAGGGGATACATGACATACGATGACCATTTCAGAAGAGTTGTAAAAAATGATGAATTATTCGTTGGAAGGGGAACCGGAATAAGGGCATACCCTGCACTTGAGGACATACCTGAAATTGTTAACCCTGCGTCAAAGGGAATGGTTGAAGTTATGCGTGGATGCGGTGTAGGCTGCGATTTCTGTGAAGTTACATTGCGCCCATTAAGGTATTATTCACTGGATAGAATAAAAAAGGAAATAGAGGTTAATGTAAAGGGCGGAAACGACCATGCATGGCTCCATTCCGATGAAATATTTGAATATAAGCATGAAAAAATGTTCACACCAAATCAGGATGAAATGGTAAATCTTATGAAAACCGTTATGTCTATAAAGGGTGTAACCGGTTCAAACCCAACACATGGGAGAATATCCATACCTGCAGCTTTCCCTGAATTGATACAGAAGCTCAGTACCATATTAAAGGCAGGGCCTGACAACTGGATCGGCATACAGACAGGAGTAGAAACTGGCAGTGACTCACTTGCAATGAAGCATATGCCCAATAAGACAATGCCATTGAGGATAGGCGCGGATGGCTCGTTCAGAGATATAGTATGGCAGGGCGTATACAATGAAACAAAGTATTACTGGAGGTCCGCATTTACAATACAGGTAGGGCAGCAGGAAGAGACAGATGAAGACAACTGGGATTCCATAGCCATGATTAACCAGCTAAGCCATTCATATGTTGATGGCAGGCCATTTGAATTTACAGTCACGCCTCTGGTAAATGTGCCACTTGGAAGAATAAAATCCAGAAGCCTTAATTCCATGCTTAATCCTGTGCAGATGGGTGTTTATTATGCATCATACAGGCATCTAGCCAAGATGGCAAAAAGGGATGGTTTCAGAGATGCCAATGGAAACATATTTGCAAGGGCAGGCACAGGAACCATACTGAGCGTTGGTGGCGAAGTAATGCTTAAAGTCGTGGAAAAAATAGCAAAGAAAAAAGGTGTGGACATAGACAAAGTCAAGAAATGGGGAATTGAAAGCGAGAAAGAAATTTCATCACTTAGCACCCTTACCAGAGCTTAA
- a CDS encoding polyprenyl synthetase family protein encodes MKNFYEWQYGLRDKINEVNSRLLQAIKTDQPYLFEMSKYTIDAGGKRFRPLLTILSYEISCNEPYDSILDLASGYELIHTASLIHDDIIDKSKYRRGRETLASRYGIDNAIVVGDYLFAKAYELGSRYGKVVSKVMADGSSHLAEGQIIEALNIGNLSLDIETYNKIIMNKTAYFFSACAEGATIAAMAPDNVRDKLSKFAYNMGMAFQITDDILDIVGNEKEMGKPTMVDLNHDVITLPIIHALSHVTGENKRTLVNILTGKYTDSDYKSKFRDILFKSGSLEYTFKIAKDYILKSVENLNGIGRSDDLGLLMDLALIVVDRINESGVI; translated from the coding sequence ATGAAAAATTTCTATGAGTGGCAATATGGTTTACGGGACAAAATAAATGAGGTTAACTCAAGGCTTCTACAGGCTATTAAAACTGACCAACCATATCTTTTTGAAATGTCCAAGTATACCATAGACGCAGGTGGAAAACGTTTCAGGCCACTGCTTACCATATTATCCTATGAAATTTCATGCAACGAACCCTATGACAGTATACTTGACCTTGCTTCAGGCTATGAGCTTATACATACAGCAAGCCTCATACACGACGACATTATAGATAAATCGAAATACAGGAGAGGGCGCGAAACACTGGCATCCAGGTATGGCATAGACAATGCCATTGTGGTTGGCGATTACCTTTTTGCCAAGGCATATGAACTTGGGTCGAGATACGGAAAAGTTGTCTCAAAGGTTATGGCCGATGGTTCATCGCATCTTGCGGAAGGCCAGATAATTGAAGCATTGAATATTGGCAATCTGTCTCTGGATATAGAGACGTATAACAAAATTATAATGAACAAAACTGCTTATTTCTTTTCAGCATGTGCTGAAGGTGCCACAATAGCGGCTATGGCACCAGACAATGTAAGGGACAAGCTCAGCAAATTTGCTTACAATATGGGGATGGCCTTTCAGATAACAGATGATATACTTGATATTGTTGGAAATGAAAAGGAAATGGGGAAGCCTACAATGGTTGATCTTAACCATGATGTGATAACACTTCCCATAATACACGCATTATCTCATGTTACCGGTGAGAATAAGCGTACACTGGTTAACATACTAACAGGAAAATACACAGACAGTGATTATAAATCCAAGTTCCGTGATATACTTTTTAAATCCGGTTCTCTGGAGTACACATTTAAAATTGCAAAGGACTACATATTAAAATCCGTTGAAAACCTGAATGGCATCGGGAGATCGGATGACCTGGGCCTTCTAATGGATCTGGCGCTTATAGTAGTTGATAGAATTAATGAATCAGGAGTGATATGA
- a CDS encoding ArsA family ATPase: protein MARVLLYTGKGGVGKTTVAASTASMLAKQNKKTIVMSTDPAHSLGDSLQAEIKSSPTEISKNLFAQEVNINDAIQSHWSDLREYLTALFQYQGLDPISADEIAILPGFEEATYLLYINDYIKNNSYDVIVVDSAPTGEALRMLSFPEVMRWYMEKVFPISRTAAKIARPLMRPFSGIPMPNDKVFKSAETLYDDLGDIHTILENPDITSIRLVTNADQMSFNETKRAFTYLLLYGYPVDAVIANKIYTEDTGDFFQKWRETQSGILGDLDAAFPEIKILKSYLQNNELVGQEKALKFGQDLYGDLDPYSVFYKGKPLEFIRKNGNSVVKLKLPFADKKNLNLYNKTGELIVEVNNWKRILYLPQTMANLQPSGAELKDGYLYITLS, encoded by the coding sequence ATGGCAAGAGTATTATTATATACAGGCAAAGGAGGAGTTGGAAAAACAACTGTGGCGGCTTCCACCGCATCCATGCTGGCTAAGCAGAATAAGAAAACAATAGTGATGTCCACCGATCCTGCACATAGCCTCGGGGACTCCCTCCAGGCTGAAATTAAATCATCTCCGACAGAGATATCCAAAAATTTATTTGCCCAGGAAGTTAACATCAACGATGCGATACAATCCCACTGGAGTGATTTGCGTGAATATTTAACTGCCCTGTTCCAGTATCAGGGACTTGACCCCATATCTGCAGATGAAATAGCAATACTCCCTGGATTTGAGGAGGCCACATACCTGCTTTACATAAACGATTATATTAAAAATAACTCATATGATGTTATTGTGGTTGATAGCGCACCAACAGGCGAGGCGCTCAGGATGCTTTCGTTTCCAGAGGTAATGCGCTGGTACATGGAGAAAGTATTCCCCATTAGCAGGACTGCAGCAAAGATAGCAAGGCCATTGATGAGGCCATTTTCTGGCATACCCATGCCAAATGATAAGGTATTTAAAAGTGCGGAAACACTTTACGATGATCTTGGAGATATCCACACAATACTTGAGAACCCGGATATAACATCCATAAGGCTTGTAACAAACGCAGACCAGATGTCTTTTAATGAAACAAAGAGGGCATTTACCTATCTCCTTTTATATGGATATCCTGTGGATGCTGTGATAGCCAATAAAATATATACGGAAGACACCGGTGATTTTTTCCAGAAATGGAGGGAAACACAGTCAGGAATACTGGGCGATCTTGACGCTGCATTCCCGGAAATAAAAATATTGAAAAGCTATCTTCAGAATAATGAACTGGTAGGGCAGGAGAAGGCTTTAAAATTTGGCCAGGACCTGTATGGCGACCTTGATCCATATTCCGTTTTTTATAAGGGTAAACCATTGGAGTTCATCAGGAAAAATGGGAACAGTGTTGTAAAATTGAAATTGCCATTTGCAGATAAAAAAAATCTCAACCTCTACAACAAAACCGGGGAACTCATAGTGGAAGTAAACAACTGGAAACGGATACTGTACCTCCCCCAGACCATGGCCAACCTCCAGCCATCAGGAGCAGAATTGAAGGATGGTTACCTATATATAACATTAAGTTGA
- a CDS encoding glycosyltransferase family 2 protein: MNVTAIIPTINEEGTIGLVIDGLLNSVEGIEIIVVDTNSTDRTKEIATGRGATVINESRSGYGMAYKTGLQHAKGDIIVCMDGDNTYPTDIVRPLLDIIRMDEVNFISCDRMTLRTQHNYTSLHYIGNSVLNFTMRLLFKINLNDSQSGMWIFYRDFYDKMKNLSNGMSFSEDIKIDAVRLGKLIEIPIKYGIRISKPKLNTWRDGFRNLFHLFVKRIQE, from the coding sequence ATGAATGTAACTGCAATTATCCCCACTATCAATGAAGAAGGAACTATTGGCTTAGTAATAGACGGGCTCCTGAATTCAGTAGAGGGGATAGAAATCATCGTGGTTGACACAAATTCCACTGATAGGACAAAGGAAATAGCAACAGGCAGGGGCGCTACTGTAATAAACGAAAGCCGAAGCGGTTACGGCATGGCATATAAGACCGGATTACAGCATGCCAAAGGGGATATTATTGTGTGCATGGATGGGGACAACACCTACCCTACAGATATTGTCAGGCCTCTTCTGGATATTATCCGCATGGATGAGGTCAATTTTATATCATGTGACCGGATGACATTGAGAACACAGCATAACTATACCTCCCTGCATTATATTGGAAATAGTGTTTTGAACTTTACAATGAGGTTGCTTTTCAAAATTAACTTGAACGATTCCCAGAGTGGCATGTGGATTTTTTACAGGGATTTCTACGATAAAATGAAAAATCTCAGCAATGGGATGTCTTTTTCAGAGGATATTAAAATAGATGCAGTACGGCTTGGAAAATTAATAGAGATACCGATAAAATACGGGATAAGGATAAGCAAACCCAAGTTGAATACCTGGCGTGATGGGTTCAGGAACCTCTTCCATCTCTTTGTAAAACGTATTCAGGAATGA
- a CDS encoding MFS transporter, with translation MGYVFSNLAAGLTTPLIPLFIVFYLKSNVEFVGLVSAISSLASVPALIVWGNLSDKIKRRKIFIIIGFVGSFLSLLLVLVVHTVSTYMSMLILFQIVAMASVPVSTLLILENSDKSSWSNVMGKFNSYSAIGTVLGLGIGVLILTFFSGMGRELIPYLYIVAAWFYLIAGIISILVLKEPKTEISRGKIGYLYALHAIERVRYFPTHLVHIPGKENKIKIPDYLKLYLITTLILMMGFQLFFIPYPVFVIDRMNASENDIYIMYLLNSLFSAATFIPAGRYINYIGSNRMLSISTSIRVVLFLVMGVVSFFVFDTVGYLLLFIVMYGVFGAIWSFIGISEITSISNMATTLIRGKVIGYYNSLNGVGQIIGAGLSGFIAYDIGYSFDFILSAIIVLSGLLIIFYSKPPDIQYSKKIIKSHS, from the coding sequence ATAGGTTATGTATTTTCCAATCTTGCTGCGGGCTTAACAACACCCCTTATTCCGCTGTTTATTGTATTTTACCTTAAAAGCAATGTTGAATTTGTAGGGCTGGTCTCTGCAATTTCTTCCCTTGCATCCGTACCGGCCCTTATTGTGTGGGGAAATCTTTCAGATAAGATAAAAAGGAGGAAAATATTTATTATAATAGGCTTCGTCGGGTCGTTTTTATCACTTTTGCTGGTGCTGGTTGTCCATACAGTATCTACCTATATGTCAATGCTGATACTTTTCCAGATAGTTGCTATGGCCAGTGTACCTGTTTCCACACTATTAATACTAGAAAATTCGGACAAGTCATCATGGTCTAATGTTATGGGCAAATTTAACAGTTACAGCGCAATAGGGACTGTACTCGGATTGGGAATCGGCGTTTTAATACTCACGTTTTTTAGCGGCATGGGGCGCGAACTAATTCCCTATCTTTACATTGTTGCAGCATGGTTTTACCTTATTGCAGGGATAATTTCAATACTGGTGCTAAAAGAGCCAAAAACTGAAATAAGCAGGGGCAAAATAGGATATCTGTATGCCTTGCATGCTATTGAGAGGGTAAGATATTTTCCTACCCATCTGGTACATATACCGGGCAAGGAGAACAAAATTAAGATACCTGACTATTTAAAACTGTATTTAATAACGACACTGATATTAATGATGGGCTTTCAACTGTTTTTCATACCCTATCCAGTATTCGTTATTGACAGGATGAATGCCAGTGAGAATGACATATACATTATGTACCTGCTTAACAGCTTATTCTCAGCAGCAACATTTATACCTGCAGGCAGATATATAAATTATATAGGATCAAACAGGATGCTTTCTATTTCAACATCCATAAGGGTGGTATTATTCCTGGTAATGGGTGTAGTATCATTCTTTGTTTTCGACACAGTTGGATACCTCCTGCTTTTCATTGTAATGTATGGAGTATTCGGAGCAATATGGAGCTTTATAGGAATAAGCGAGATTACAAGCATTTCAAATATGGCTACTACACTGATACGCGGGAAAGTTATCGGTTATTATAATTCGCTAAATGGTGTAGGGCAGATAATAGGGGCAGGATTATCCGGATTTATAGCATATGATATAGGTTATTCATTTGATTTTATACTTTCTGCAATCATAGTTTTATCCGGTCTATTAATAATATTCTACTCAAAACCCCCTGATATCCAGTATTCCAAAAAAATAATCAAATCTCATTCCTGA
- a CDS encoding DUF47 family protein, with protein sequence MVNYNFLKRILVVGEKNLLSRLSQYPLMGIESSSNLIFMLKNAPSDIEKYNEIVRQIEKKGDEMDINFRHEVTSGAISSSLMGNLLDLIEKCDDILDKCYFTSREINRFNINYSMTPDEVVIKEYAYGSFIKILEANKESLEFVHSILNENDLSNMRGDRKSIEAIEEQVDEIKDNIIDYTYKNSTKMSYIVFEHLNTLAHKLDDLLDDCEDISDLIFTIMLAVTS encoded by the coding sequence ATGGTTAATTATAATTTTTTAAAAAGGATTTTAGTAGTAGGAGAAAAGAACCTGCTATCACGGCTTTCACAATACCCGTTAATGGGAATTGAATCCTCTTCAAATCTCATATTCATGCTTAAAAATGCCCCTTCCGACATTGAAAAATATAATGAAATAGTACGGCAAATAGAAAAAAAAGGGGATGAAATGGATATAAATTTCAGGCACGAAGTAACAAGCGGTGCCATAAGTTCCAGCCTCATGGGCAATCTTCTGGATTTAATTGAGAAATGTGATGACATACTGGACAAATGTTACTTTACAAGCAGGGAAATTAACAGATTCAATATTAATTATAGTATGACGCCTGATGAAGTCGTTATAAAAGAATATGCATATGGCAGTTTCATTAAAATTCTTGAAGCAAACAAAGAATCACTGGAATTTGTACATAGCATACTTAATGAAAATGACCTGTCAAATATGAGGGGGGACAGAAAAAGCATAGAAGCCATAGAAGAACAGGTAGACGAAATAAAAGACAACATAATAGATTATACATATAAAAATTCCACAAAGATGTCATATATTGTATTTGAACATCTAAATACACTGGCGCACAAACTTGACGACCTCCTGGATGATTGTGAAGATATATCTGATTTAATTTTTACTATAATGCTTGCGGTGACGAGTTGA
- a CDS encoding SDR family oxidoreductase encodes MGKLDNKIVLITGSSRGLGKAIAMKFASEGARIAINYNRDQKSAMELKNMLAGSEIFQADVSDHAAVRNMVNEIHRKMGTIDILVNNAGILSAITWDEFDDARVKKIFDVNLMGPVYTTRECIEDLKKQHGIIINLASNAGVGTAAKGTTFYSMTKAAITMLTKRLAFDLMDWHVRVNAIAPGWIESDMTIGGKSEEEVNNLRQSFKSKTELGMTGKPENIADAAIFLASNESEYMDGQVLVVDGGRIDNLTHSL; translated from the coding sequence ATGGGAAAACTTGACAATAAAATAGTATTAATAACCGGGTCTTCCCGGGGATTGGGAAAGGCAATAGCCATGAAATTTGCCTCTGAAGGGGCAAGAATAGCAATCAATTATAACAGGGACCAGAAATCGGCTATGGAATTAAAAAACATGCTCGCTGGATCTGAAATTTTCCAGGCTGACGTATCTGACCATGCAGCAGTTCGCAACATGGTAAATGAAATACACAGGAAAATGGGAACAATAGACATTTTAGTTAATAATGCGGGAATTCTCAGCGCAATCACATGGGATGAGTTTGATGATGCCAGAGTGAAAAAAATATTTGACGTAAATCTTATGGGGCCAGTATACACAACCCGGGAATGCATTGAAGACCTGAAAAAACAGCATGGAATTATTATTAACCTGGCATCCAATGCAGGTGTTGGAACTGCTGCTAAGGGAACAACATTTTATTCCATGACAAAAGCCGCAATAACAATGCTCACTAAAAGACTTGCATTTGACCTGATGGACTGGCACGTGAGAGTCAATGCCATTGCCCCCGGCTGGATAGAGTCCGATATGACCATAGGAGGGAAAAGTGAGGAAGAGGTGAACAATCTCAGGCAATCATTCAAATCGAAAACGGAGCTTGGCATGACTGGAAAACCTGAAAATATTGCAGATGCCGCAATATTCCTCGCATCAAATGAATCGGAATATATGGATGGGCAGGTACTTGTGGTAGATGGTGGGAGAATAGACAATCTTACCCACAGCCTGTGA
- a CDS encoding GNAT family N-acetyltransferase yields the protein MADYTIKSGNIVITTKFPREHINEFVSCANDSSLGLNLMSHGFHYPYTEEDAMEFIDKNREVEGESFAIDFYIIYENNVAGVIGLSDIDYDNSRSHVGYWIGKDYRGKGIATEALKAVIYFAARTLRLHSLYTSALIDNIGSIIVLTRNGFSIDGISKDCFMYDNRFYSAFMFSQLL from the coding sequence ATGGCAGATTACACAATAAAGTCCGGAAATATAGTTATTACAACAAAATTTCCCCGTGAACACATAAATGAATTTGTATCCTGTGCTAATGACAGTAGCCTTGGGTTGAATCTCATGTCACATGGATTTCATTATCCCTACACAGAAGAAGATGCTATGGAGTTTATTGATAAGAACAGGGAAGTCGAAGGTGAATCATTTGCAATTGATTTTTATATTATTTATGAAAATAACGTTGCAGGGGTAATTGGTTTGTCCGACATTGATTATGATAATTCCCGATCGCATGTAGGGTACTGGATTGGCAAAGATTACAGGGGAAAGGGAATTGCAACAGAGGCGCTGAAGGCGGTAATCTACTTTGCCGCCAGGACTTTAAGGTTGCACAGCCTTTATACCAGTGCCCTTATAGATAATATAGGTTCAATAATAGTCCTGACGAGAAACGGATTTTCAATAGATGGAATTTCAAAGGATTGCTTCATGTATGATAACAGATTTTATTCAGCGTTTATGTTTTCACAGCTCCTTTAA
- the twy1 gene encoding 4-demethylwyosine synthase TYW1 yields the protein MINNYEAVYKKQHYGLVGSHSAVKVCHWTKSELLGKAPCYKNTFYGIKSHQCIQMTPALNQCSENCDFCWRFQGFDSMHINEEDDPEFILEESIKAHLKLISGFKGNPKVKKELFEEASHPRHMAISLTGEPTLYTRLGELIEAATRRGITTFVVSNGTMPKVLETLNPLPTQLYITVAGPTKEIFNDVLHPAIGNAWENFNKTLDLLPSLDTRTVIRHTMVKNVNFPFYDEYEKMDRRADPDFIESKGYVHVGQSEGRLTAENMPSHDEIMEFSSTLAKRLGYTEYADRFESRVAMIAKHPEDAKIDVDREIRKTLDKLEITEN from the coding sequence ATGATCAATAACTATGAGGCAGTCTACAAAAAACAGCATTATGGGCTTGTGGGCAGCCATTCTGCAGTGAAAGTATGCCACTGGACGAAAAGCGAATTGCTGGGCAAAGCACCATGTTATAAAAATACATTTTACGGAATAAAATCACACCAGTGCATACAGATGACACCGGCGTTGAACCAGTGCTCCGAAAACTGTGATTTTTGCTGGAGATTCCAGGGATTTGATTCAATGCATATAAATGAGGAAGATGATCCGGAATTTATACTTGAAGAAAGCATAAAGGCGCATCTCAAGCTTATTTCCGGCTTCAAGGGCAATCCTAAAGTAAAGAAGGAGCTTTTCGAAGAGGCTTCACATCCAAGGCATATGGCAATATCATTGACGGGCGAGCCCACATTGTATACCAGGCTGGGTGAACTTATAGAAGCGGCTACCAGGAGGGGAATTACAACATTTGTTGTAAGCAATGGAACAATGCCTAAGGTGCTTGAAACACTGAACCCGTTGCCTACCCAGCTATACATCACGGTAGCAGGGCCTACAAAGGAGATATTTAACGATGTGCTTCACCCCGCAATAGGAAATGCCTGGGAGAACTTCAATAAAACTCTTGATTTGCTGCCATCACTGGATACAAGGACGGTAATAAGGCATACAATGGTAAAAAATGTTAATTTCCCATTCTATGACGAATATGAGAAAATGGACAGGAGGGCAGACCCTGATTTTATCGAATCAAAGGGTTATGTGCATGTAGGCCAGTCCGAAGGCCGGCTTACTGCTGAAAATATGCCTTCCCATGATGAAATTATGGAATTCTCGTCAACACTTGCAAAAAGGCTTGGATATACTGAATATGCGGATAGATTTGAAAGCCGCGTTGCAATGATAGCAAAACATCCTGAAGATGCAAAAATAGATGTGGACAGAGAAATAAGGAAAACACTTGATAAACTTGAAATAACAGAAAATTAA
- a CDS encoding inorganic phosphate transporter: MILFIFSLILTFMLTLLVSGNNLSAAVGTLVGSRIVGRYGGVIIGAGGFFLGLVLEGRFLHGAALSLIPHSYFYITYAFLVSFLIFLFANIGRAPLSLTMALAGTALGIDVRIGRLIDYKFVILMVAFWVIAPVISIVVSYFAEKGIFRRNFKNVWNVARWLKFLIVISSFLTAFTLGANTLGFIANVEGFNFLTITVMTVAIFSGAFFLSSGVIKRVGEEMYSMRYSNALVSLVVSSLLVEIATFFAVPLSNTQTLTSSVFGVGISYKYKAIYMRPFLIIILTWILSPSIGFILGYLV, encoded by the coding sequence TTGATTTTATTTATATTTTCACTTATCCTTACGTTCATGCTAACCCTTCTTGTATCTGGAAACAACCTTTCCGCTGCAGTGGGAACCCTTGTAGGGTCACGTATTGTTGGTAGGTACGGCGGTGTAATAATTGGAGCAGGAGGATTTTTTCTTGGGCTTGTGCTTGAAGGCAGATTTCTCCATGGAGCCGCACTCTCGCTGATTCCACACTCATATTTTTATATAACATATGCCTTCCTGGTTTCATTCCTGATATTTCTGTTTGCAAATATAGGAAGGGCACCGCTGTCGCTTACAATGGCACTGGCCGGTACAGCACTGGGCATAGATGTGCGCATAGGGCGTTTAATAGACTATAAATTTGTAATTCTTATGGTGGCGTTCTGGGTTATTGCACCGGTCATATCCATAGTGGTTTCATATTTTGCCGAGAAGGGAATTTTTCGCAGGAATTTTAAAAATGTATGGAACGTCGCCAGGTGGCTGAAATTCCTTATAGTAATATCATCATTCCTCACTGCTTTCACCCTTGGCGCAAATACACTGGGGTTTATAGCCAATGTGGAAGGCTTTAATTTTCTTACAATAACAGTAATGACGGTTGCAATATTTTCCGGAGCCTTTTTCCTTAGCAGTGGCGTAATTAAAAGGGTTGGTGAGGAAATGTATTCAATGCGGTATTCCAATGCGCTTGTGTCCCTTGTGGTATCCTCTCTGCTGGTTGAAATTGCAACGTTTTTTGCAGTGCCACTTTCAAATACCCAGACACTCACATCAAGTGTTTTTGGGGTGGGCATATCGTATAAATACAAAGCAATTTACATGCGCCCATTCCTTATAATAATTTTAACATGGATTCTATCGCCCAGCATAGGGTTTATACTGGGGTATCTGGTTTGA